In one Gemella haemolysans ATCC 10379 genomic region, the following are encoded:
- a CDS encoding MepB family protein has protein sequence MKILEVLNEFYGDFEFIKEKWNEKYEGILIKIKEEQGYKRCRLAKKNTKKRGVFYSFLEKRPK, from the coding sequence ATGAAAATACTTGAGGTTCTAAATGAGTTTTATGGTGATTTTGAATTCATTAAAGAAAAGTGGAATGAAAAATATGAAGGTATCCTTATCAAAATAAAGGAAGAGCAAGGTTATAAAAGATGTCGTTTGGCAAAAAAAAACACCAAAAAAAGAGGGGTATTTTACAGCTTTTTGGAAAAAAGACCAAAATAA
- a CDS encoding ABC transporter ATP-binding protein: protein MKTLIQITSLSKSFGDQTVLDNIDFNIEKGEIVGLIGPSGSGKSTLIKTMLGMEKADKGEALVLDNKMPKREILSNIGYMAQSDALYEILTGYENLEFFGKMKGIPSKQLKEEIAYVAKIVDLTDHLKKSVSDYSGGMKRRLSLAIALIGRPELLILDEPTVGIDPSLRRNIWKELFKQRDNGVGILLTTHVMDEAELTDKLGLLLQGNIIDFDTPKKLKEKNNVTTIEEIFLKVEEK from the coding sequence ATGAAAACATTAATACAAATTACTTCATTATCAAAAAGCTTCGGCGACCAAACAGTCCTTGATAACATTGATTTCAACATAGAAAAAGGTGAAATTGTCGGTCTTATCGGTCCATCAGGATCGGGAAAATCAACATTAATAAAAACAATGCTCGGTATGGAAAAAGCGGATAAAGGTGAAGCCCTTGTTCTAGATAACAAAATGCCAAAAAGAGAAATTCTTTCTAATATTGGATATATGGCTCAAAGTGATGCTCTTTATGAAATACTTACTGGTTACGAAAATTTAGAATTTTTTGGAAAAATGAAAGGTATTCCTTCAAAACAACTAAAAGAGGAAATAGCTTATGTAGCAAAAATAGTTGATCTTACCGACCACTTAAAAAAATCAGTGTCGGACTATTCTGGTGGGATGAAACGAAGACTTTCTCTCGCCATTGCATTAATCGGTCGCCCTGAGTTACTTATACTCGATGAACCTACAGTCGGTATAGATCCCAGCCTTCGTCGTAACATTTGGAAAGAATTGTTCAAGCAAAGGGATAACGGTGTTGGTATTCTACTAACGACTCACGTAATGGATGAAGCAGAACTTACCGACAAACTTGGGCTGCTCCTTCAGGGAAATATTATAGACTTTGATACACCAAAAAAACTAAAAGAAAAAAATAATGTTACTACTATCGAAGAAATATTCTTAAAAGTGGAGGAAAAATAA